The Herpetosiphonaceae bacterium genomic interval GATTCCAGCGGTCGGCGAACTCGCGATAGCCGGCCTCGATCGTCGCCCAGCTGTTGGGCGGGAACGAGTAGAGCAGATGCCAGATCGGCGAGCCGGTGAAGCCGTTGACCTGCCGCACGCCAAAGGCGGCTGCGGCGCGGGCGGTATTTTTGACCTCCTCGGCGGCGCGCTGGCGCACACCTTCGGCATCGCCATCGCCCCAGATTCGCGCCGGGAGAATGCCCTGGTGCCGCTCGTCGATCAGCCGATCCGCGACGCACTGCCCCACGAGGTGGGTGCTGATCGCCCAGCAGTGAAGCCCGTGCCGCTCCAGCAGGTCGCGCTTGCGTCGCACGTACCCGTCGTCCTCCAGCGCCCGGTCGACCTCGAAATGATCGCCCCAGCAGGCCAGCTCCAGGCCGTCGTAGCCCCACGCTTTGGCCTTGGGCGCGAGCTGTTCGAGCGGCAGATCGGCCCACTGCCCGGTGAATAGCGTGATTGGTCGTGGCATCTAATCCTCCTGCGCTCTTGGTTTCAAGTTTCAAGTTTCAAGTTTCGAGTTTTCCTCTCTCGGTCCCTGGTGCGCCGGACCCGCCCCGGCCTGACGGCGCACTAGCCCGCGCCCGGCACATGCGGCGGCGTATTGCCATAGACTCTGCGCGTGCCCGGCGTCGGCGCGGCCCAACGGACCGCGTTGGCGATCACGCGCTGCACAGCGGGATGGTGATACGTCGGCAGCGTCTCGTGGCCGGGCCGGAAGTAAAAGATCTTGCCAGCGCCGCGCGTGTAGCAGCAGCCGCTCCGAAAGACCTCGCCGCCGCTGAACCAGCTGATCAGCACCAGCGCTTCGGGCGGCGGCACGTCGAAATGCTCGCCGTACATCTCCTCGCGCTCGATCGTGAAGCCCTCGCCGATCCCGGCGGCGATCGGATGGCCCGGCGCTACCACCCAGAGCACCTCGCGATCGTCGCCCTCGCGCCATTTCAGCTCGCAGCTCGTGCCCATCAGCCGCTTGAAGATCTTGGAGAAATGCCCCGAATGCAGCACGACGAGGCCCATGCCATCCAGCACACGCTGCTGCACGCGCTCCACCACCTCATCGCGAACCTCACCGTGCGCGCCGTGGCCCCACCAGATCAGCACGTCGGTGGCGTCGAGCACCGCAGCGCTCAGACCATGCTCCGGCTCGTCCAGCGTCGCCGTGCGTGCTTCAAGG includes:
- a CDS encoding TIM barrel protein; its protein translation is MPRPITLFTGQWADLPLEQLAPKAKAWGYDGLELACWGDHFEVDRALEDDGYVRRKRDLLERHGLHCWAISTHLVGQCVADRLIDERHQGILPARIWGDGDAEGVRQRAAEEVKNTARAAAAFGVRQVNGFTGSPIWHLLYSFPPNSWATIEAGYREFADRWN
- a CDS encoding ThuA domain-containing protein, which translates into the protein MSERLNVTVWNEYRHERQNPAVAAIYPDGIHATIAAALGEHGLEARTATLDEPEHGLSAAVLDATDVLIWWGHGAHGEVRDEVVERVQQRVLDGMGLVVLHSGHFSKIFKRLMGTSCELKWREGDDREVLWVVAPGHPIAAGIGEGFTIEREEMYGEHFDVPPPEALVLISWFSGGEVFRSGCCYTRGAGKIFYFRPGHETLPTYHHPAVQRVIANAVRWAAPTPGTRRVYGNTPPHVPGAG